Proteins from a genomic interval of Toxotes jaculatrix isolate fToxJac2 chromosome 5, fToxJac2.pri, whole genome shotgun sequence:
- the LOC121181928 gene encoding F-box/LRR-repeat protein 14-like, with product MFEMETHISCLFPEILAIIFSYLDVKDKGRVAQVCAAWRDASYHKSVWRGVEAKLHLRRANPSLFPSLQTRGIKKVQILSLRRSLSYVIQGMPHIESLNLCGCFNLTDNGLGHAFVQDIPSLRVLNLSLCKQITDSSLGRIAQYLKNLEVLELGGCSNITNTGLLLIAWGLHRLKSLNLRSCRHVSDVGIGHLSGMTRSAAEGCLSLEKLTLQDCQKLTDLSLKHVSKGLNKLKVLNLSFCGGISDAGMIHLSHMTHLCSLNLRSCDNISDTGIMHLAMGSLRLSGLDVSFCDKIGDQSLAYIAQGLYQLKSLSLCSCHISDDGINRMVRQMHELKTLNIGQCVRITDKGLELIADHLTQLTGIDLYGCTKITKRGLERITQLPCLKVLNLGLWQMTESERVR from the coding sequence ATGTTTGAAATGGAGACACATATATCGTGCCTTTTCCCGGAGATCCTGgccattattttcagttatctGGACGTTAAAGACAAAGGAAGAGTAGCCCAAGTGTGCGCGGCCTGGAGAGACGCGTCCTACCACAAGTCTGTGTGGAGGGGGGTTGAAGCCAAGCTCCATCTGCGGCGAGCTAACCCGTCTCTGTTCCCCAGTCTGCAGACCAGAGGAATCAAAAAAGTTCAGATCCTCAGCCTTAGGCGAAGTCTGAGCTACGTTATTCAAGGGATGCCGCACATCGAAAGCCTTAATCTGTGTGGGTGCTTTAACCTGACAGACAACGGACTCGGACATGCCTTTGTGCAGGACATCCCATCACTGCGGGTGCTGAACCTCAGCCTTTGTAAACAGATCACAGACTCCAGCCTGGGCAGGATTGCCCAGTACCTCAAAAACCTGGAGGTGCTTGAACTCGGGGGATGCAGCAATATCACAAACACGGGCCTGTTGCTCATTGCCTGGGGCTTGCACAGACTCAAGAGCCTTAACCTGCGCAGCTGCAGGCATGTGTCCGATGTGGGCATCGGTCACCTGTCCGGCATGACCCGCAGTGCTGCGGAGGGCTGCCTGTCTCTGGAGAAGCTAACCTTGCAGGACTGCCAGAAGCTGACAGATCTTTCTCTCAAACATGTCTCAAAGGGCCTGAACAAGCTTAAAGTGCTCAACCTCAGCTTCTGTGGAGGGATATCGGATGCAGGGATGATTCATCTGTCACATATGACCCACCTGTGCAGCCTGAACCTGCGGTCCTGTGATAACATCAGTGACACAGGGATAATGCATCTGGCCATGGGCTCCCTCCGGCTGTCTGGACTTGACGTCTCCTTCTGTGATAAGATTGGGGACCAGAGCCTGGCATACATCGCCCAGGGCTTGTATCAGCTCAAGTCCCTCTCGCTATGTTCCTGCCATATCAGCGATGATGGCATTAACAGGATGGTACGCCAGATGCACGAACTTAAGACTCTCAACATTGGACAGTGCGTGAGGATCACGGACAAGGGGTTGGAGTTGATAGCTGACCACCTGACCCAGCTGACAGGAATTGATCTGTACGGTTGTACTAAGATCACCAAAAGGGGTCTTGAGAGGATAACACAGCTCCCGTGCCTTAAAGTGTTAAACCTGGGACTGTGGCAGATgactgagagtgagagagtgaggtgA